One region of Alcanivorax sediminis genomic DNA includes:
- the atzF gene encoding allophanate hydrolase: MIGWTLEKWQAAYRNGDLTPVQAMKQLATALHDSERALWIHLLDESSLVEQAEALNDPTLPLYGVPFAVKDNIDVAGMPTTAACSAFAYTPEHDATAVRLLRQAGAIVVGKTNLDQFATGLVGTRSPYGETPNPFNPDYLSGGSSSGSAVAVSSGLVPFALGTDTAGSGRVPAAFTNTVGLKPTRGAISTKGVVPACRTLDCVSIFALDVSDAHTLYRLLGQFDEADAYSRPAPKLQSTGLPVRPKLGIPKDLPWFGDDQAKALWERNLAAMSEIAELVTVDTMVLQDAAALLYQGPWVAERFTVTEALLQEQPDAVLPVIRDILEPAASLTAADSFRAQYQLAELKRQSETLMAQVDALLLPTTPGIYTRAAVNAEPITLNSQLGTWTNFVNLLDMCALALPGGFREDGLPGGITLVGRAWTDHALAELGRRWQHHLPWQAGATGQMLTLPTTENTFSAPDNTITVAVVGAHLTGMPLNSQLTERDAVLLEATHTAPCYRLYALANTVPPKPGLIRNEKDGGDSIPIELWQMPVEHFGSFVGLIPAPLGIGSLETVDGRWVKGFICEPWAIDDATDITELGGWRNYIAELKKKESL, translated from the coding sequence ATGATCGGCTGGACTCTCGAAAAATGGCAGGCCGCCTACCGCAATGGGGACCTCACCCCGGTGCAGGCGATGAAACAACTGGCCACCGCGCTGCACGACAGTGAACGTGCCCTGTGGATCCACCTGCTGGATGAGTCTTCCCTGGTTGAACAAGCAGAAGCCCTTAACGATCCAACGCTTCCGCTCTATGGGGTTCCCTTCGCAGTGAAGGACAACATCGACGTGGCAGGCATGCCCACCACCGCCGCCTGCTCCGCTTTCGCTTATACCCCTGAACACGATGCCACGGCGGTTCGCCTGCTACGCCAAGCCGGCGCCATCGTGGTCGGCAAGACCAACCTGGATCAGTTTGCCACCGGGCTGGTCGGCACCCGCTCGCCCTACGGCGAAACGCCCAACCCCTTCAACCCGGACTACCTCAGCGGCGGATCCAGTTCAGGCTCTGCCGTGGCCGTAAGCAGCGGGCTGGTGCCCTTTGCCCTTGGCACTGACACCGCCGGTTCTGGCCGTGTGCCCGCCGCCTTCACCAACACCGTCGGGCTCAAACCGACCCGTGGCGCCATCAGCACCAAAGGCGTCGTGCCGGCATGCCGCACCCTCGACTGTGTCAGCATCTTTGCGCTCGACGTGTCCGATGCACACACCCTCTACCGCCTGCTGGGCCAGTTTGACGAGGCCGACGCCTACAGCCGTCCCGCGCCAAAATTACAAAGCACCGGCCTGCCGGTTCGCCCCAAACTCGGGATACCGAAAGATCTGCCCTGGTTTGGCGATGATCAAGCCAAGGCACTGTGGGAGCGCAACCTGGCCGCCATGAGCGAAATCGCCGAGCTGGTCACCGTGGACACCATGGTGCTGCAGGATGCCGCCGCCCTGCTCTATCAAGGCCCCTGGGTGGCAGAACGCTTTACCGTCACCGAAGCGCTGCTACAGGAACAACCGGATGCGGTGTTACCGGTCATTCGCGACATTCTCGAACCCGCCGCCAGTCTCACCGCGGCAGACAGTTTCCGTGCGCAGTATCAACTGGCCGAACTCAAGCGCCAGTCCGAAACACTGATGGCGCAGGTCGATGCGCTGCTGCTGCCCACCACGCCGGGCATCTATACGCGCGCAGCGGTGAACGCAGAGCCGATCACGCTCAACAGCCAGCTGGGCACCTGGACCAACTTCGTCAACTTGCTGGACATGTGCGCCCTGGCGCTGCCCGGCGGCTTCCGTGAGGACGGCCTGCCCGGCGGCATCACGCTCGTCGGCCGTGCCTGGACCGATCACGCCCTGGCCGAGCTGGGTCGACGCTGGCAACACCACCTGCCCTGGCAGGCAGGTGCCACCGGCCAGATGCTGACATTGCCGACGACCGAGAACACCTTCAGCGCCCCGGACAACACCATCACCGTGGCCGTGGTGGGCGCCCATCTGACCGGCATGCCGCTCAACAGCCAGCTCACCGAGCGTGATGCCGTGCTGCTGGAAGCCACCCACACCGCGCCCTGCTACCGGCTTTACGCCCTGGCTAACACCGTGCCGCCCAAGCCGGGCCTGATCCGCAACGAAAAAGACGGTGGTGACAGCATCCCCATTGAACTCTGGCAGATGCCGGTGGAGCACTTCGGCAGCTTTGTCGGCTTGATCCCTGCACCACTGGGTATCGGCAGCCTGGAAACCGTGGATGGCCGCTGGGTGAAGGGATTCATCTGCGAGCCCTGGGCCATTGATGACGCCACCGACATCACCGAACTGGGCGGATGGAGAAATTACATCGCCGAGCTCAAAAAGAAGGAGTCACTGTAA
- the uca gene encoding urea carboxylase, producing the protein MLKKVLIANRGEIAVRICRTLKQMGIASVAVYSDADRNSQHVSAADEAVALGGQTAAESYLKTDLILKAAKATGADAIIPGYGFLSENAEFAETCEANGIAFVGPTPQQLREFGLKHEARALAEKAGVPLAPGTDLLQSLDEAKQAANDIGYPIMLKSTAGGGGIGLSRCNNEAELVAAFESVKRLGESFFSDSGVFIERFVARARHIEVQIFGDGDGTVLALGERECSLQRRNQKVVEETPAPNLPQATREKLHDSAARLGRSVKYRSAGTVEYIYDDERDEFYFLEVNTRLQVEHGVTESVFDVDLVKWMVDLAGGNRPPLDDAYTSKGASMEVRIYAEDALKDFQPSPGELTEVFFPDNIRLDGWIDTGTLVSPHYDPMLAKVIVYGDDRSDALKKMQDALAATRLSGIATNLDYLRQILRDDNVIAGTVSTRYLETFAYTPTAFEIVEPGTYTTVQDYPGRSGYWDIGVPPSGPMDDFAFRTANRIVGNHDSAAGLEATLVGPSLKFHSDTVVALTGAHCDAELDGQPVAFWRPIAVKAGQTLSTGKVDSGCRTYIAVRNGIDVPDYLGSKSTFVLGQFGGHGGRTLRKGDVLSICQPLLAGCPTPAPVAEPHPLEESMIPDYPQQWDIKVLYGPHGAPDFFTEEAIEEFFNADWQVHYNSNRLGIRLVGPKPSWTRTNGGEAGLHPSNVHDNEYAIGSINFTGDFPVILTKDGPSLGGFVCPVTIAKAELWKVGQLKPGDSIRFSPISFAEAKALEEAQDASIDNLGVIPVIHPQIRDHAETFTSGTMLAEKDADGHVPRIVYRQAGDKYILIEYGENILDLALRMRVHALMENLKASPVSGILELSPGVRSLQVHYDSRVIDQDTLVSILLEREQTIGSMDDMVVTSRVVHLPMAFEDTATLDAVKRYQETIRGDAPWLPSNVEFIRRINGLASTDEVRDTIFSASYLVMGLGDVYLGAPCAVPIDPRHRLMTSKYNPARTFTAEGTVGIGGVYMCIYGMDSPGGYQLVGRTLPIWNKHLKNKQFENGEPWLLKFFDQVRYYPVSEEKLTEMREAFRHGHLEIDITEEPFSLAEHRQFLTDNADSIAAFNEKRDIAYHEEVARWQNEDAAIESAMLGSKADIGEVDGHLISAEISGNVWKLLVEEGATVEEGQTVVIVEAMKMEFEIVASASGKVTGLHCQPGAIINAGDPVLVINTDHVA; encoded by the coding sequence ATGTTGAAGAAAGTCCTGATTGCCAACCGGGGTGAGATCGCCGTTCGCATCTGCCGTACCCTGAAACAGATGGGCATTGCCTCCGTGGCGGTTTACTCCGACGCGGATCGCAACAGCCAGCATGTCAGCGCGGCGGACGAAGCAGTGGCGCTGGGCGGTCAGACTGCAGCCGAGAGTTACCTGAAAACTGACCTGATTCTCAAGGCCGCCAAAGCTACCGGAGCGGATGCCATCATCCCCGGCTACGGCTTTCTTTCAGAAAATGCGGAGTTTGCCGAAACCTGCGAGGCCAATGGTATTGCCTTTGTAGGCCCCACGCCGCAGCAGCTCCGTGAGTTCGGCCTCAAGCATGAAGCCCGGGCACTGGCCGAGAAAGCCGGGGTCCCTCTGGCGCCGGGCACCGATCTGTTGCAAAGCCTGGATGAAGCCAAACAGGCTGCCAACGACATCGGCTACCCGATCATGCTCAAAAGCACTGCCGGTGGCGGCGGCATTGGCTTGTCACGTTGCAACAACGAAGCCGAGCTGGTGGCGGCCTTTGAATCGGTGAAGCGACTGGGGGAAAGTTTCTTTTCCGACAGTGGCGTCTTCATCGAACGCTTTGTGGCCCGCGCCCGTCATATCGAGGTACAGATCTTTGGTGACGGCGACGGCACTGTGCTGGCCCTGGGTGAACGTGAATGCTCCCTGCAACGCCGCAACCAGAAAGTAGTGGAAGAAACGCCCGCACCGAATCTGCCCCAGGCCACCCGCGAAAAACTCCATGACAGTGCGGCCCGCCTGGGCCGTTCAGTGAAATACCGCTCTGCGGGTACCGTGGAGTACATCTACGACGATGAACGCGACGAGTTTTATTTTCTGGAAGTGAACACCCGCCTGCAGGTAGAGCACGGCGTTACCGAATCCGTGTTTGATGTGGATCTGGTGAAATGGATGGTGGATCTCGCCGGAGGCAACCGCCCACCGCTGGATGATGCCTACACCAGCAAGGGCGCTTCCATGGAAGTGCGTATCTATGCCGAAGATGCGCTCAAGGATTTCCAGCCTAGTCCCGGCGAACTCACCGAAGTGTTCTTCCCCGATAACATTCGTCTGGATGGCTGGATTGATACCGGCACTCTCGTCAGCCCGCACTACGACCCCATGCTGGCCAAAGTCATCGTTTACGGCGATGACCGCAGCGATGCGCTGAAAAAAATGCAGGATGCTTTGGCCGCAACCCGGCTGTCCGGAATTGCCACCAATCTGGACTACCTGCGCCAGATTCTACGCGACGACAATGTGATCGCCGGTACCGTCTCCACCCGTTACCTGGAAACGTTTGCCTATACACCCACCGCATTCGAAATCGTCGAGCCCGGCACCTACACCACCGTACAGGATTACCCCGGCCGTAGTGGCTACTGGGATATCGGTGTGCCGCCCTCGGGCCCGATGGATGATTTCGCCTTCCGTACTGCCAACCGCATTGTCGGCAACCATGACAGCGCGGCTGGCCTGGAAGCCACACTGGTAGGCCCAAGCCTGAAATTCCATAGTGATACGGTGGTAGCCCTGACCGGTGCCCACTGCGACGCCGAGCTGGATGGTCAGCCGGTAGCCTTCTGGCGGCCCATTGCCGTCAAGGCAGGTCAGACGCTGAGCACCGGCAAGGTGGACAGTGGCTGCCGTACCTACATCGCCGTGCGCAATGGCATCGATGTTCCCGATTACCTGGGCAGCAAATCCACCTTTGTTCTTGGGCAGTTTGGTGGTCACGGTGGCCGCACCCTTCGCAAGGGTGACGTGTTGTCCATCTGCCAACCACTACTGGCCGGATGCCCGACACCAGCACCGGTGGCAGAGCCACACCCCCTCGAAGAAAGCATGATTCCCGACTATCCCCAGCAGTGGGATATCAAGGTACTTTATGGTCCCCACGGCGCCCCCGACTTCTTTACCGAAGAAGCGATTGAGGAATTCTTCAACGCCGACTGGCAAGTCCACTACAACTCGAACCGACTGGGTATCCGGCTGGTCGGCCCAAAGCCGAGCTGGACACGCACCAACGGCGGCGAAGCCGGGCTGCATCCGTCCAACGTCCACGATAACGAATACGCCATCGGCTCTATCAACTTTACCGGCGATTTTCCGGTCATCCTCACCAAGGATGGCCCGAGCCTTGGGGGGTTCGTTTGTCCGGTGACTATCGCCAAGGCTGAGCTGTGGAAAGTCGGTCAGCTCAAACCAGGCGACAGCATTCGCTTCTCGCCAATCAGCTTCGCAGAAGCGAAGGCGCTGGAAGAAGCCCAGGATGCGTCTATCGACAATCTGGGGGTTATCCCGGTCATCCATCCACAGATTCGGGATCACGCGGAGACCTTTACCTCCGGCACCATGCTCGCCGAAAAGGATGCCGACGGCCACGTACCACGTATTGTTTATCGTCAGGCTGGCGACAAGTACATCCTGATTGAGTACGGCGAAAACATTCTCGATCTGGCCCTGCGCATGCGGGTTCATGCGCTGATGGAAAATCTCAAAGCCAGCCCCGTCAGCGGCATTCTGGAATTGTCCCCCGGGGTGCGCAGCCTGCAGGTGCACTACGACTCCCGTGTTATTGATCAGGACACTCTGGTTTCCATCCTGCTGGAGCGTGAGCAGACCATCGGCAGCATGGATGACATGGTGGTGACATCCCGGGTCGTTCATCTACCCATGGCCTTCGAAGACACCGCAACACTGGATGCGGTGAAGCGCTACCAGGAAACCATCCGCGGCGATGCGCCCTGGCTGCCGAGCAATGTGGAATTCATCCGTCGTATCAATGGTCTGGCATCCACCGATGAAGTCCGCGACACCATCTTCAGCGCCAGCTATCTGGTGATGGGGCTGGGTGACGTATACCTGGGCGCGCCTTGTGCCGTACCCATTGATCCACGTCATCGCCTGATGACCTCCAAATACAATCCGGCGCGCACCTTCACCGCCGAAGGCACCGTGGGCATCGGCGGCGTCTACATGTGCATCTATGGCATGGACTCCCCCGGTGGCTACCAGCTGGTGGGACGTACCCTGCCGATCTGGAACAAGCACCTCAAAAACAAACAGTTCGAAAACGGCGAGCCGTGGCTGCTGAAGTTCTTCGACCAGGTCCGTTACTACCCGGTCAGCGAGGAAAAGCTCACAGAAATGCGTGAAGCCTTCCGCCATGGGCATCTGGAAATCGACATCACCGAAGAACCATTCAGCCTGGCAGAGCACCGTCAGTTCCTGACTGACAACGCGGACAGCATTGCCGCATTCAACGAGAAGCGGGATATCGCGTACCACGAGGAAGTCGCTCGCTGGCAGAACGAAGACGCCGCGATTGAATCCGCCATGCTTGGCAGCAAGGCCGATATCGGCGAGGTGGATGGCCATCTCATCAGCGCCGAAATCAGCGGCAATGTCTGGAAGCTGTTGGTGGAAGAAGGCGCCACGGTCGAGGAAGGCCAGACCGTAGTCATCGTTGAGGCCATGAAGATGGAATTTGAAATTGTCGCCAGTGCCTCGGGCAAGGTCACCGGCCTGCATTGCCAGCCCGGCGCCATCATCAACGCTGGCGATCCGGTACTGGTGATCAATACAGATCATGTTGCCTGA
- a CDS encoding GntR family transcriptional regulator, which produces MNAKANKKPENLAERIYLQLKQDIFDFRLMPGDRFTENEVAERVGASRTPVREALFRLQRESYVDVLYRSGWQVKPFDFKYFEELYDVRTILECAAVRKLCEHTTEHDMLDELVAQWCVPAEQRLTDGPTVSGMDERFHEQLVMAAGNQEMARIHQDLTERLRIIRRLDFTKPPRLEATYNEHQAVLEAILHRRVEQAQMLLRAHIEESRNEVRKITVHMLHEANARSQLHAVDNN; this is translated from the coding sequence ATGAATGCCAAAGCCAATAAAAAACCGGAAAACCTGGCTGAGCGAATTTACCTTCAGCTCAAGCAGGACATTTTCGACTTCCGGCTGATGCCTGGTGATCGCTTCACCGAAAACGAGGTGGCCGAACGGGTCGGCGCTTCGCGTACTCCGGTCCGCGAGGCACTGTTCCGGTTACAGCGGGAATCCTATGTGGATGTGCTGTATCGCAGTGGCTGGCAGGTAAAGCCTTTCGATTTCAAATATTTCGAAGAGCTCTATGACGTACGCACGATTCTTGAGTGCGCGGCGGTGCGCAAGCTGTGTGAGCACACTACCGAGCACGACATGCTCGACGAACTGGTAGCTCAGTGGTGTGTGCCTGCCGAGCAACGGCTAACAGATGGACCAACCGTCAGTGGTATGGATGAACGCTTTCACGAGCAACTGGTGATGGCCGCCGGCAACCAGGAAATGGCACGCATCCACCAGGATCTCACCGAACGCCTGCGCATCATCAGGCGTCTGGATTTCACCAAGCCACCTCGTCTGGAGGCCACTTATAACGAACACCAGGCAGTGCTGGAGGCCATCCTGCATCGCCGCGTGGAGCAGGCGCAGATGTTATTGCGTGCCCACATCGAAGAATCCCGAAACGAAGTGCGGAAGATCACCGTGCACATGTTGCACGAGGCCAATGCGCGCAGTCAGCTGCATGCGGTCGACAATAACTAG
- the urtA gene encoding urea ABC transporter substrate-binding protein translates to MSFSKSMKKLAAGVVASSAIVYSGAVMAADTIKVGVLHSLSGTMAISESTLKDTVLMMIEEQNKKGGVMGKKLEPVVVDPASNWPLFAEKTRELITKEGVDVIFGCWTSVSRKSVLPVVEELNGLLFYPVQYEGEESSKNVFYTGAAPNQQAIPAVDYLINDLGVKRFVLAGTDYVYPRTTNKILEAYLKSKGVAESDIMINYTPFGHSDWQSIVSDIKAFGSQGKKTAVVSTINGDANVPFYKELGNQGVSAEDIPVVAFSVGEEELSGIDTAPLVGHLAAWNYFQSVYNDANEQFIKQWHGFTGDDKRVTNDPMEATFIGFNMWVKAVEKAKSTDTDKVADAMIGIQTPNLTGGMAVMNENHHLSKPVLIGEIQDDGQFSVVWETEGLVKGDAWSDFLPGSKDLISDWTAPIKCGNYNTKTKSCGGAAAK, encoded by the coding sequence ATGAGTTTTTCAAAATCCATGAAAAAGCTGGCCGCCGGCGTTGTCGCGTCCAGTGCCATTGTTTACAGCGGTGCCGTCATGGCAGCCGACACCATCAAGGTAGGGGTTCTGCATTCCCTGTCCGGCACCATGGCGATCAGTGAATCTACCCTGAAAGATACTGTTCTGATGATGATCGAGGAACAGAACAAGAAGGGTGGTGTAATGGGCAAGAAGCTGGAGCCAGTGGTCGTGGATCCTGCCTCCAACTGGCCACTGTTCGCCGAAAAAACCCGTGAACTGATTACCAAGGAAGGCGTTGACGTCATCTTTGGCTGCTGGACCTCCGTCTCCCGCAAATCCGTTCTTCCCGTGGTTGAGGAACTCAATGGACTGCTGTTCTACCCGGTTCAGTACGAAGGGGAAGAGTCGTCCAAAAACGTGTTCTACACCGGTGCAGCACCGAACCAGCAAGCCATTCCGGCCGTGGATTACCTGATCAATGATCTGGGCGTGAAGCGCTTTGTGCTGGCTGGCACCGACTATGTGTATCCGCGTACCACCAACAAGATCCTCGAAGCCTACCTGAAGTCCAAAGGCGTGGCCGAGAGCGACATCATGATCAACTACACCCCGTTCGGTCATTCTGACTGGCAAAGCATCGTCAGCGACATCAAGGCCTTTGGTAGCCAGGGCAAGAAGACCGCTGTGGTGTCCACCATCAATGGTGATGCCAACGTGCCGTTCTACAAGGAGCTGGGCAATCAGGGTGTGAGCGCAGAAGACATTCCGGTTGTGGCGTTCTCCGTAGGTGAAGAGGAACTGTCCGGCATCGATACTGCTCCGCTGGTTGGTCATCTGGCCGCCTGGAACTACTTCCAGAGCGTTTACAACGATGCCAACGAGCAATTCATCAAGCAGTGGCACGGCTTCACCGGTGATGACAAGCGCGTGACCAACGACCCCATGGAAGCAACCTTCATTGGCTTCAATATGTGGGTGAAAGCCGTGGAAAAAGCCAAGTCCACCGATACCGACAAAGTCGCTGATGCCATGATCGGCATCCAGACCCCGAACCTGACCGGCGGCATGGCCGTCATGAACGAAAACCATCACCTGTCCAAGCCGGTGCTGATCGGTGAAATTCAGGATGACGGCCAGTTCTCCGTGGTGTGGGAAACCGAAGGTTTGGTGAAAGGCGACGCCTGGTCCGACTTCCTGCCGGGTTCCAAGGATCTGATCTCCGACTGGACCGCCCCGATCAAGTGCGGCAACTACAACACCAAGACCAAGAGCTGCGGCGGCGCAGCAGCCAAGTAA
- the urtB gene encoding urea ABC transporter permease subunit UrtB, which translates to MGYSFSRLLATTLLVLFASLSWAEETLQDMTAPPQTLEATAVDNVEQDIATAPPTLQDILNQLASRSFDDKEAAIRQLAEQDSPRVVPLLNALMDRDLVHNRKDDTISLGRKEDGQWLLLDPVSEQEIGYVDSRAARPVVINNRLRTVLNNQLALFALNSADSEQRVQAAEQLIGNDDPDMLAALRLRRESEENSRVIEQIDTALNIAALGSDELTARLNAIDALASNLHPEVKNRLNSRLQSTDSAAEKKALEKALSRIDARIKNFQTADTLFFGLSLGSVLLLAAIGLAITFGVMGVINMAHGELIMLGAYTTYVVQQLLPNSHEWSLIVAVPAAFLVSAVVGMLIERFVIRFLYGRPLETLLATFGVSLILQQAVRVIFSPLNRTVITPDWMSGALEINPVFSLTYNRLYIIFFALAVFLGLLTLLKKTRLGLQVRAVSQNRTTARALGIRSERVNALTFGLGSGIAGIAGVALAQLTNVGPNLGQSYIIDSFMVVVFGGVGNLWGTLTAAFGLGIANKLLEPMAGAVLAKILVLIFIILFIQRKPRGLFPQRGRAAED; encoded by the coding sequence ATGGGTTACAGTTTCAGCCGATTACTGGCCACCACCCTGTTGGTGTTGTTCGCCAGTCTGAGCTGGGCAGAAGAGACGCTGCAGGATATGACAGCGCCACCCCAGACCCTTGAGGCCACTGCCGTGGACAATGTCGAGCAGGACATCGCCACCGCGCCGCCTACCCTTCAGGATATTCTTAACCAGTTGGCCAGCCGCAGCTTTGACGATAAAGAAGCCGCTATCCGTCAACTGGCCGAGCAGGACAGCCCCCGCGTGGTCCCCCTGCTCAACGCGCTGATGGATCGCGATCTGGTCCATAACCGCAAAGACGACACCATCAGTCTTGGCCGCAAGGAAGATGGCCAGTGGTTACTGCTGGATCCGGTCAGCGAACAGGAAATTGGCTACGTGGACAGCCGCGCCGCGCGCCCGGTCGTCATCAACAATCGCCTGCGCACCGTACTCAACAACCAGCTTGCACTTTTCGCGCTCAACAGCGCTGACAGCGAGCAGCGTGTTCAGGCCGCGGAACAGTTGATTGGTAACGATGACCCCGACATGCTGGCCGCCCTGCGCCTGCGTCGGGAAAGCGAGGAAAACAGTCGCGTCATTGAGCAGATCGACACCGCCTTGAATATTGCCGCGCTCGGCAGTGATGAGCTGACCGCCCGACTGAATGCCATCGACGCACTCGCCAGCAACCTGCACCCGGAAGTGAAGAATCGTCTCAACTCACGCCTGCAGAGCACCGACAGTGCCGCCGAGAAAAAAGCCCTGGAAAAAGCGCTGTCACGCATTGATGCAAGGATCAAGAATTTCCAGACCGCCGACACCTTGTTCTTTGGTCTGAGTCTGGGCTCGGTACTGCTACTGGCGGCCATTGGCCTGGCCATCACCTTCGGAGTCATGGGCGTGATCAACATGGCCCATGGTGAACTGATCATGCTCGGTGCCTACACTACCTACGTAGTGCAACAGCTGCTGCCCAATAGTCACGAGTGGTCCCTAATCGTGGCAGTGCCAGCAGCCTTCCTGGTCTCCGCAGTAGTCGGCATGCTGATTGAACGTTTTGTCATCCGCTTCCTGTATGGCCGCCCTCTGGAAACCCTGCTGGCGACGTTCGGGGTCAGCCTGATTCTTCAGCAAGCCGTCCGCGTGATTTTCTCTCCACTGAATCGCACCGTCATTACCCCGGACTGGATGAGTGGGGCGCTGGAAATTAATCCGGTGTTCTCGCTCACCTACAACCGGCTCTACATCATTTTCTTTGCTCTCGCAGTCTTCCTTGGCCTGCTGACGTTGCTTAAGAAAACCCGCCTGGGCCTGCAAGTCCGCGCGGTCAGCCAGAACCGCACCACTGCCCGGGCATTGGGGATCCGCAGCGAGCGGGTCAATGCGCTCACCTTTGGCCTGGGTTCCGGTATTGCCGGTATCGCCGGGGTGGCGCTGGCGCAGCTCACCAACGTGGGACCCAATCTGGGCCAGAGCTACATCATCGATTCCTTCATGGTGGTGGTGTTTGGCGGCGTCGGAAACCTGTGGGGCACGCTCACTGCTGCCTTCGGTCTCGGCATCGCCAACAAGCTGCTCGAGCCCATGGCCGGTGCGGTACTGGCCAAGATTCTGGTACTGATCTTCATCATCCTGTTTATTCAGCGCAAACCCCGCGGACTGTTCCCGCAACGTGGCCGGGCAGCGGAGGATTAA
- the urtC gene encoding urea ABC transporter permease subunit UrtC — protein MRDSTFKGALSDRTAKTFMGVLFGATLLVTLLNQIFPPDSALHVSAYTVTLLGKYLCYALLALALDLVWGYCGILSLGHGAFFALGGYAMGMYLMRQIGDRGVYGNAVLPDFMVFLNWSELPWYWQGFDQFWFAALMILLVPGLLAFVFGWLAFRSRVTGVYLSIITQALTYALMLAFFRNELGFGGNNGLTDFKDLLGFSLQSDGTRVALLMATAIALALAFVLCRWITGSKLGRVVLAVRDAESRARFIGYRTEHYKLWVFTVSAILAGIAGALYVPQVGIINPGEFSPLNSIELVVWVAVGGRATLYGAVIGAILVNYGKTVFTGIMPEAWLFALGGLFVAVTVFMPHGIVGLVEKHWPGIKQKFMKSPSNNDTPMAQGEQS, from the coding sequence ATGCGAGATTCCACATTCAAGGGTGCGCTCAGTGACCGCACCGCCAAAACCTTCATGGGCGTGTTGTTCGGTGCCACCCTGCTGGTGACATTGCTCAACCAGATCTTCCCGCCGGATTCAGCTCTACATGTGAGCGCCTACACAGTGACACTGCTGGGCAAGTACCTGTGCTACGCACTGTTGGCACTGGCGCTGGATCTGGTGTGGGGCTACTGCGGGATTCTCAGCCTCGGCCATGGCGCCTTCTTTGCGCTGGGCGGTTATGCCATGGGCATGTACCTGATGCGCCAGATCGGCGACCGTGGCGTCTATGGCAATGCGGTACTGCCAGACTTCATGGTGTTCCTGAACTGGAGTGAACTGCCCTGGTACTGGCAGGGCTTTGACCAGTTCTGGTTTGCCGCGCTGATGATCCTGCTGGTACCCGGCCTGTTGGCCTTTGTGTTTGGCTGGCTGGCATTCCGATCCCGTGTCACTGGCGTCTATCTGTCGATCATTACCCAGGCGCTGACCTATGCGCTGATGCTGGCGTTCTTCCGCAACGAACTGGGCTTTGGCGGCAACAACGGCCTCACCGACTTCAAGGACTTGCTCGGCTTCTCGTTGCAATCTGACGGTACCCGCGTGGCGTTATTAATGGCCACCGCCATTGCACTGGCTCTGGCCTTTGTCCTTTGTCGCTGGATTACCGGCAGTAAGTTGGGTCGCGTGGTGCTGGCTGTCCGTGACGCAGAATCCCGCGCCCGCTTCATCGGCTATCGCACGGAGCATTACAAGTTGTGGGTTTTCACCGTCAGCGCCATTCTGGCGGGCATCGCCGGCGCGTTATACGTGCCCCAGGTTGGCATCATCAACCCGGGTGAGTTCTCTCCTCTCAATTCTATTGAGTTGGTGGTATGGGTTGCCGTGGGCGGGCGCGCCACACTTTACGGTGCCGTGATTGGCGCCATCCTGGTGAATTACGGCAAAACCGTATTTACCGGGATCATGCCAGAGGCCTGGCTATTTGCTCTGGGCGGGCTATTCGTGGCAGTGACGGTATTCATGCCCCACGGGATTGTCGGACTGGTGGAAAAACACTGGCCAGGCATCAAACAGAAGTTCATGAAATCCCCCTCGAATAACGACACACCCATGGCACAGGGAGAACAGTCATGA